In Streptomyces dangxiongensis, one DNA window encodes the following:
- the deoC gene encoding deoxyribose-phosphate aldolase: MPSTAPTAQSPTAERVGGSSLADVTASDSTLRRFLHGLPGVDAVGLEARAASLGTRSIKAASKAYAIDLAISMVDLTTLEGADTPGKVRALGAKAVHPDPTDRTAPTTAAVCVYPDMVAVAKEAVAGSGVKVASVATAFPAGRAALDVKLADVRDAVAAGADEIDMVIDRGAFLAGRYLKVYDEIVAVKQVCGTDARLKVIFETGELSTYDNIRRASWLGMLAGADFIKTSTGKVAVNATPANTLLMLEAVRDFRAQTGVQVGVKPAGGIRTSKDAVKFLVLVNETAGEDWLDNHWFRFGASSLLNDLLMQRQKLATGRYSGPDYVTVD, from the coding sequence ATGCCCAGTACTGCACCCACCGCACAGTCGCCCACTGCCGAACGCGTGGGCGGTAGCTCTCTCGCTGACGTCACCGCGTCCGACAGCACGCTGCGCCGCTTCCTGCACGGGCTGCCCGGCGTGGACGCGGTCGGCCTGGAGGCACGCGCCGCGTCTCTCGGCACCCGTTCGATCAAGGCCGCCTCGAAGGCGTACGCCATCGACCTCGCCATCTCGATGGTCGACCTGACGACGCTGGAAGGCGCGGACACCCCGGGCAAGGTCCGGGCGCTCGGCGCCAAGGCGGTCCACCCCGACCCCACGGACCGGACGGCCCCCACCACGGCCGCGGTCTGCGTCTATCCCGACATGGTGGCCGTCGCCAAGGAGGCCGTCGCCGGTTCCGGCGTGAAGGTCGCCTCGGTGGCCACCGCCTTCCCGGCGGGCCGCGCCGCGCTCGACGTGAAGCTGGCCGACGTGCGGGACGCCGTCGCCGCCGGTGCCGACGAGATCGACATGGTCATCGACCGGGGCGCGTTCCTCGCGGGCCGGTATCTGAAGGTGTACGACGAGATCGTCGCCGTGAAGCAGGTCTGCGGGACGGACGCCCGGCTGAAGGTGATCTTCGAGACCGGCGAGCTGTCCACGTACGACAACATCCGCCGCGCCTCCTGGCTCGGCATGCTCGCGGGTGCGGACTTCATCAAGACCTCCACGGGCAAGGTCGCGGTCAACGCCACGCCCGCCAACACGCTGCTGATGCTGGAGGCCGTGCGGGACTTCCGTGCCCAGACCGGCGTCCAGGTCGGTGTGAAGCCGGCCGGCGGCATCCGCACCTCCAAGGACGCCGTCAAGTTCCTCGTCCTCGTCAACGAGACGGCCGGCGAGGACTGGCTGGACAACCACTGGTTCCGCTTCGGCGCCTCCTCCCTCCTGAACGACCTGCTGATGCAGCGGCAGAAGCTGGCCACCGGCCGTTACTCCGGCCCCGACTACGTAACGGTGGACTGA
- a CDS encoding aldehyde dehydrogenase family protein — MTIEKRSAAFEYAPAPESRSVVDIAPSYGLFIDGEFVEAADGKVFKSISPATEEVLSEVARAGAEDVDRAVRAARAAFGKWSALPGSERAKYLFRIARIIQERSRELAVLETLDNGKPIRETRDADLPLVAAHFFYYAGWADKLEHAGFGAAPQPLGVAGQVIPWNFPLLMLAWKIAPALATGNTVVLKPAETTPLSALFFADICRQAGLPKGVVNILPGYGDAGAALVAHPDVNKVAFTGSTAVGKEIARTVAGTRKKLTLELGGKGANIVFDDAPLDQAVEGIVNGIFFNQGQVCCAGSRLLVQESVQDELLDSLKRRLSTLRLGDPLDKNTDIGAINSAEQLARITTLTEQGEAEGATRWSPACELPSAGYWFAPTLFTNVTQAHTVARDEIFGPVLSVLTFRTPDEAVAKANNTQYGLSAGIWSEKGSRILAVAGKLRAGVVWSNTFNKFDPASPFGGYKESGFGREGGRHGLEAYLDV, encoded by the coding sequence ATGACCATCGAGAAGCGGTCCGCCGCATTCGAGTACGCACCGGCGCCCGAGTCCCGCTCCGTCGTCGACATCGCCCCCTCCTACGGCCTGTTCATCGACGGCGAGTTCGTGGAGGCGGCCGACGGCAAGGTGTTCAAGAGCATCTCGCCGGCCACCGAGGAGGTGCTGTCCGAGGTCGCCCGGGCCGGTGCCGAGGACGTCGACCGTGCCGTCCGGGCCGCCCGCGCGGCGTTCGGGAAGTGGTCGGCGCTGCCGGGCTCCGAGCGCGCCAAGTACCTGTTCCGCATCGCCCGCATCATCCAGGAGCGCAGCCGCGAGCTGGCGGTCCTGGAGACGCTGGACAACGGCAAGCCGATCAGGGAGACCCGCGACGCGGACCTCCCGCTGGTCGCCGCGCACTTCTTCTACTACGCGGGCTGGGCCGACAAGCTGGAGCACGCCGGGTTCGGTGCCGCTCCGCAGCCGCTGGGCGTGGCCGGCCAGGTCATCCCGTGGAACTTCCCGCTGCTGATGCTGGCGTGGAAGATCGCCCCGGCACTCGCGACCGGCAACACGGTCGTCCTGAAGCCGGCGGAGACCACCCCCCTCTCCGCTCTCTTCTTCGCGGACATCTGCCGCCAGGCGGGCCTGCCCAAGGGCGTCGTGAACATCCTTCCGGGCTACGGCGACGCGGGCGCCGCGCTCGTCGCGCACCCGGACGTGAACAAGGTCGCCTTCACCGGTTCGACGGCGGTCGGCAAGGAGATCGCGCGGACCGTCGCCGGCACGCGGAAGAAGCTCACCCTCGAACTGGGCGGCAAGGGCGCCAACATCGTCTTCGACGACGCCCCGCTCGACCAGGCCGTCGAGGGCATCGTGAACGGCATCTTCTTCAACCAGGGCCAGGTGTGCTGCGCGGGCTCCCGCCTGCTCGTGCAGGAGTCGGTCCAGGACGAGCTGCTGGACTCCCTCAAGCGCCGCCTGTCCACGCTCCGCCTCGGCGACCCGCTGGACAAGAACACCGACATCGGCGCGATCAACTCCGCCGAGCAGCTCGCGCGGATCACCACCCTGACCGAGCAGGGCGAGGCGGAGGGCGCCACACGCTGGTCCCCGGCCTGCGAACTGCCGTCGGCCGGTTACTGGTTCGCGCCGACGCTCTTCACCAACGTCACCCAGGCGCACACCGTCGCGCGTGACGAGATCTTCGGCCCGGTGCTGTCGGTGCTCACCTTCCGCACCCCCGACGAGGCGGTCGCCAAGGCGAACAACACGCAGTACGGCCTGTCGGCGGGCATCTGGTCCGAGAAGGGCTCCCGGATCCTGGCCGTCGCCGGCAAGCTGCGCGCCGGTGTCGTCTGGTCCAACACGTTCAACAAGTTCGACCCTGCCTCGCCGTTCGGCGGCTACAAGGAGTCGGGCTTCGGCCGCGAGGGCGGCCGTCACGGCCTGGAGGCGTACCTCGATGTCTGA
- a CDS encoding aldehyde dehydrogenase family protein, with the protein MSDHNRLSVFKTYKLYVGGKFPRSESGRVYEVTDSKGKWLANAPQSSRKDARDAVVAARKAFGGWSGATAYNRGQVLYRVAEMLEGRRGQFVREVADAEGLSKSAAAEQVEATIDRWVWYAGWTDKIAQVLGGANPVAGPYFNLSSPEPTGVVAVVAPQESSFLGLVSVLAPVIATGNTAVVVASEKAPLPALSLAEVLATSDVPGGVVNILSGRTAEIAAPLAAHQDVNAIDLAGADGELAKELEIAAADNLKRVLRPQPVDHSRTPGTDRMAAFLETKTVWHPTGSLGASGSSY; encoded by the coding sequence ATGTCTGATCACAACCGTCTGAGCGTCTTCAAGACCTACAAGCTGTACGTCGGCGGGAAGTTCCCGCGTTCCGAGAGCGGCCGGGTGTACGAGGTGACGGACTCGAAGGGCAAGTGGCTGGCCAACGCTCCGCAGTCCTCCCGCAAGGACGCCCGTGACGCGGTCGTGGCCGCGCGCAAGGCGTTCGGCGGCTGGTCCGGCGCGACGGCGTACAACCGCGGCCAGGTCCTGTACCGCGTGGCGGAGATGCTGGAGGGCCGCAGGGGGCAGTTCGTCCGCGAGGTCGCCGACGCGGAGGGCCTGTCGAAGTCGGCGGCCGCCGAGCAGGTGGAGGCCACGATCGACCGCTGGGTCTGGTACGCCGGCTGGACCGACAAGATCGCCCAGGTGCTCGGGGGCGCCAACCCGGTCGCGGGCCCTTACTTCAACCTCTCCTCCCCCGAGCCGACGGGCGTGGTCGCCGTGGTGGCCCCGCAGGAGTCGTCGTTCCTCGGTCTGGTGTCGGTGCTGGCGCCGGTGATCGCCACCGGCAACACGGCGGTCGTGGTGGCCTCCGAGAAGGCCCCGCTGCCCGCGCTGTCCCTGGCCGAGGTGCTGGCCACCTCCGACGTCCCGGGCGGTGTGGTCAACATCCTGTCCGGTCGTACGGCGGAGATCGCCGCGCCGCTGGCCGCGCACCAGGACGTCAACGCGATCGACCTCGCGGGTGCCGACGGGGAGCTGGCGAAGGAGCTGGAGATCGCGGCGGCGGACAACCTCAAGCGGGTGCTCCGTCCACAGCCTGTGGACCACTCCCGCACGCCGGGGACCGACCGCATGGCCGCCTTCCTGGAGACCAAGACCGTCTGGCACCCGACGGGATCGCTGGGCGCGTCCGGTTCGTCGTACTGA
- a CDS encoding uridine kinase family protein, with amino-acid sequence MLLCGPSGSGKSLVAARSGLPVLRLDDFYKEGDDPTLPLVAGSSDIDWDHPGSWDADVAVEAIARLCATRSTPVPVYDLSLSARTGEETLSIGGTPLFIAEGVFAAEIVEHCRERGVLADALCLTRGPFTTFRRRFLRDLREGRKSVPFLLRRGWRLMRAERSIVTRQVSLGAHPCDRDEALGRLAAAATGGQARQRTAA; translated from the coding sequence GTGCTGCTCTGCGGCCCCTCGGGCTCGGGCAAGTCACTCGTCGCCGCCCGCTCCGGGCTCCCCGTCCTGCGCCTGGACGACTTCTACAAGGAGGGTGACGACCCGACTCTGCCACTGGTGGCGGGGAGTTCCGACATCGACTGGGACCACCCGGGCTCCTGGGACGCGGACGTCGCCGTCGAGGCCATCGCCCGGCTGTGCGCCACGAGGTCGACGCCGGTGCCGGTGTACGACCTCTCGCTGAGCGCCCGTACCGGCGAGGAGACCCTGAGCATCGGCGGCACCCCGCTGTTCATCGCGGAGGGCGTGTTCGCCGCGGAGATCGTGGAGCACTGCCGGGAACGGGGCGTGCTCGCGGACGCCCTGTGCCTGACCCGGGGCCCGTTCACCACCTTCCGCCGCCGCTTCCTGCGCGACCTCAGGGAGGGCCGCAAGTCGGTGCCGTTCCTGCTGCGCCGCGGCTGGCGGCTGATGCGCGCGGAACGTTCGATCGTCACCCGCCAGGTGTCCCTGGGCGCGCACCCCTGTGACCGGGACGAGGCGCTCGGCCGGCTCGCGGCAGCGGCGACGGGCGGGCAGGCGCGGCAGCGGACGGCGGCGTGA
- a CDS encoding SigE family RNA polymerase sigma factor: MNTLHGMSTSAVVTRLHDVHRGPEKAGAGTGTSLLERNRELGGGRGCARGGTGRQHTGFMTVVDAHTGEAHGGAAYGEDPGERRPATQDVDAEAAFTAYVQERRASLYATAYHLTGDRFEAEDLLQSALFSTYRAWERISDKAAVGGYLRRTMTNLHISAWRRRKLNEYPTEELPETPGETDAMRGTELRAVLWQALARLPELQRTMLVLRYYEGRTDPEIAEILGISVGTVKSSIWRSLRRLREDEVLSFGRDEESAFGELVA, translated from the coding sequence ATGAACACGCTGCACGGCATGAGCACCAGCGCAGTGGTCACGCGTCTGCACGACGTGCACCGGGGACCGGAGAAGGCCGGTGCCGGCACGGGCACCTCCCTGCTCGAGCGGAACCGTGAGCTCGGGGGAGGGCGGGGATGCGCCCGCGGCGGCACCGGGCGTCAGCACACCGGGTTCATGACGGTGGTTGACGCGCACACGGGGGAGGCGCACGGGGGAGCCGCGTACGGGGAGGATCCGGGGGAGCGTCGCCCGGCGACGCAGGACGTGGACGCCGAAGCGGCGTTCACCGCCTACGTCCAGGAGCGCCGCGCCTCCCTGTACGCCACCGCCTACCACCTGACCGGGGACCGCTTCGAGGCCGAGGACCTGCTCCAGAGCGCGCTGTTCTCGACGTACCGGGCGTGGGAACGGATCAGCGACAAGGCGGCCGTCGGCGGATACCTCCGCCGCACCATGACCAACCTGCACATCAGCGCCTGGCGGCGCCGCAAGCTCAACGAGTACCCGACCGAGGAACTGCCGGAGACGCCCGGCGAGACGGACGCGATGCGCGGCACCGAGCTGCGCGCGGTCCTCTGGCAGGCGCTGGCCCGGCTGCCCGAACTCCAGCGCACCATGCTGGTCCTGCGCTACTACGAGGGCCGCACCGACCCGGAGATCGCGGAGATACTCGGCATCAGTGTCGGCACGGTCAAGTCCAGCATCTGGCGGTCGCTGCGCCGGCTGCGCGAGGACGAGGTCCTCAGCTTCGGCCGTGACGAGGAGAGCGCCTTCGGCGAACTGGTCGCCTGA
- the afsQ1 gene encoding two-component system response regulator AfsQ1, with amino-acid sequence MPSLLLIEDDDAIRTALELSLTRQGHRVATAASGEDGLKLLREQRPDLIVLDVMLPGIDGFEVCRRIRRTDQLPIILLTARNDDIDVVVGLESGADDYVVKPVQGRVLDARIRAVLRRGERESSDSATFGSLVIDRSAMTVTKNGEDLQLTPTELRLLLELSRRPGQALSRQQLLRLVWEHDYLGDSRLVDACVQRLRAKVEDVPSSPTLIRTVRGVGYRLDAPQ; translated from the coding sequence GTGCCTTCCCTGTTGCTGATCGAGGACGACGACGCCATCCGTACGGCCCTGGAGCTGTCCCTGACGCGCCAGGGACACCGGGTGGCCACCGCTGCCAGCGGCGAGGACGGTCTGAAGCTGCTGCGTGAGCAGCGCCCGGACCTGATCGTGCTGGACGTGATGCTGCCCGGCATCGACGGGTTCGAGGTGTGCCGGCGCATCCGGCGCACCGACCAACTGCCGATCATCCTGCTCACGGCGCGCAACGACGACATCGACGTGGTGGTCGGGCTGGAGTCCGGCGCCGACGACTACGTCGTCAAGCCGGTGCAGGGGCGGGTGCTGGATGCCCGGATCCGGGCCGTGCTGCGGCGCGGGGAACGCGAGTCCAGCGACTCGGCGACGTTCGGCAGTCTCGTCATCGACCGGTCGGCGATGACCGTCACGAAGAACGGCGAGGACCTCCAGCTCACCCCGACCGAGCTGCGGCTGCTGCTGGAGCTGAGCCGGCGGCCCGGTCAGGCGCTGTCCCGGCAGCAGCTCCTGCGGCTGGTGTGGGAGCACGACTACCTGGGCGACTCGCGCCTGGTGGACGCGTGCGTGCAGCGGCTGCGGGCCAAGGTCGAGGACGTGCCGTCGTCCCCGACGCTGATCCGCACCGTCCGCGGTGTCGGCTACCGCCTGGACGCGCCTCAGTGA
- a CDS encoding sensor histidine kinase: MTDTHGGLRGWAAGRRGSLSRLRFTSLRLRLVLVFGLVALTAAVSASGIAYWLNREAVLTRAQDAVLRDFRQEMQNRAGALPEHPTQDQLQRAAGQMGASSQRFSVLLVAGDAGGKKVYGTSGGINGFALEDVPASLRAAVSRRQPVTDTNKEPYHLYWQRVVDHGTPYLVAGTRVIGGGTTGYMAKSLEPEAKDLNSLAWSLGIATGLALIGAALLAQAAATTVLKPVHRLGVAAGRLGEGRLDTRLQVSGTDELADLARTFNKAAEALEKRVAEMAARDDASRRFVADMSHELRTPLTAITAVTEVLEEELESEAGGIDPMVEPAVRLVVSETRRLNDLVENLMEVTRFDAGTARLVLDDVDLADQITACIDARAWLDAVELDAERGLHARIDPRRLDVILANLIGNALKHGGSPVRVSVRKADDAVEIQVRDHGPGIPEDVLPHVFDRFYKASASRPRSEGSGLGLSIALENAHIHGGGITAANSPEGGAVFTLHLPQDRLTEEDGEGAEGTGTGTDHTGTEGS; this comes from the coding sequence GTGACCGACACGCACGGGGGGCTGCGCGGCTGGGCCGCGGGGCGCAGGGGAAGTCTGTCCCGGCTGAGGTTCACCAGCCTGCGGCTGCGGCTGGTGCTGGTCTTCGGCCTGGTCGCGCTCACGGCCGCGGTGTCGGCGTCGGGCATCGCCTACTGGCTCAACCGGGAGGCCGTCCTCACCCGCGCCCAGGACGCGGTGCTGCGCGACTTCCGGCAGGAGATGCAGAACCGGGCCGGCGCGCTGCCCGAACACCCGACGCAGGACCAGCTCCAGCGGGCGGCCGGCCAGATGGGGGCCAGCAGCCAGCGCTTCAGCGTGCTCCTGGTCGCCGGGGACGCCGGTGGCAAGAAGGTGTACGGCACCTCGGGCGGCATCAACGGCTTCGCGCTGGAGGACGTACCCGCGTCGCTGCGCGCGGCCGTGAGCAGGCGCCAGCCGGTGACCGACACCAACAAGGAGCCCTACCACCTGTACTGGCAGCGGGTCGTGGACCACGGCACGCCGTATCTGGTGGCCGGTACGCGCGTCATCGGCGGCGGCACCACCGGCTACATGGCGAAGTCCCTGGAACCCGAGGCCAAGGACCTCAACTCGCTGGCCTGGTCGCTGGGCATCGCCACCGGACTCGCGCTGATCGGCGCCGCGCTGCTCGCGCAGGCCGCCGCGACGACCGTGCTCAAGCCGGTGCACCGGCTCGGCGTGGCCGCGGGGCGGCTCGGGGAGGGCAGGCTGGACACACGGCTCCAGGTGTCCGGCACCGACGAACTCGCCGACCTGGCCCGGACGTTCAACAAGGCCGCCGAGGCGCTGGAGAAACGCGTCGCGGAGATGGCCGCACGGGACGACGCCTCCCGGCGGTTCGTCGCCGACATGAGCCACGAACTGCGGACCCCGCTCACCGCCATCACCGCCGTCACGGAGGTCCTGGAGGAGGAGCTGGAGTCGGAGGCCGGGGGCATCGACCCGATGGTCGAGCCCGCCGTCCGGCTGGTGGTCAGCGAGACCCGGCGGCTGAACGACCTGGTCGAGAACCTGATGGAGGTCACCCGCTTCGACGCGGGCACCGCCCGGCTGGTCCTGGACGACGTCGACCTCGCCGACCAGATCACCGCCTGCATCGACGCCCGCGCCTGGCTCGACGCGGTCGAACTGGACGCCGAGCGCGGCCTGCACGCCCGCATCGACCCGCGCCGCCTGGACGTCATCCTCGCCAACCTGATCGGCAACGCCCTCAAACACGGCGGCTCGCCGGTGCGGGTGTCGGTGCGGAAGGCGGACGACGCGGTCGAGATCCAGGTCCGCGACCACGGGCCCGGTATCCCGGAGGACGTCCTGCCGCACGTCTTCGACCGCTTCTACAAGGCGAGCGCCTCCCGGCCGCGCTCCGAGGGCAGCGGACTGGGCCTGTCCATCGCCCTGGAGAACGCCCACATCCACGGCGGCGGGATCACCGCGGCCAACTCCCCCGAGGGCGGCGCCGTGTTCACGCTGCACCTGCCGCAGGACCGGCTGACCGAGGAGGACGGCGAGGGCGCCGAGGGCACCGGGACCGGCACGGACCACACGGGAACGGAGGGGTCATGA
- a CDS encoding VanZ family protein, whose protein sequence is MQRQGSIGGSAAIRIRVTGGVLLVAHLALVAWLMLRPLDVPWVMPPNLRPLAGIRADLALGWPRAVRPLGEGLALLAPLGVLLPMAHGRLTASPSASLVRTAATGTLVSLGIALLQTGVPGRVVDVDSLLLNTAGVALAHLAVVPAARAWLRRRDGREPGAAGSSVTVQEELSQGRTPTIPRVGIAP, encoded by the coding sequence GTGCAGCGTCAAGGCTCCATCGGCGGCAGCGCCGCGATCCGCATCCGTGTGACGGGAGGTGTCCTCCTCGTCGCACACCTCGCCCTCGTCGCCTGGCTGATGCTGCGCCCCCTGGACGTCCCCTGGGTGATGCCCCCGAACCTGCGCCCGCTGGCCGGCATCCGTGCCGACCTCGCGCTGGGCTGGCCGCGGGCCGTACGACCGCTCGGAGAGGGCCTCGCGCTGCTGGCCCCGCTGGGCGTGCTGCTGCCGATGGCGCACGGCAGGCTGACCGCGTCCCCGTCGGCGTCCCTGGTCCGTACGGCCGCGACGGGCACCCTGGTCTCCCTCGGCATCGCCCTGCTCCAGACGGGAGTGCCGGGCCGGGTCGTCGACGTCGACTCGCTGCTGCTGAACACGGCGGGGGTCGCCCTGGCCCATCTGGCCGTCGTACCGGCGGCCCGCGCCTGGCTGCGGCGGCGCGACGGGCGGGAGCCGGGTGCGGCCGGGTCGTCGGTCACCGTCCAGGAGGAGCTGTCTCAGGGGCGTACCCCGACGATTCCCAGGGTCGGGATCGCCCCGTAG
- a CDS encoding PspC domain-containing protein — MSALARPTHGRVIGGVCAALARRFGTSATTMRVVFLLSCLLPGPQFVLYVALWILLPAEDRSRTAW; from the coding sequence ATGAGCGCCCTTGCCCGCCCCACCCACGGCCGTGTGATCGGCGGAGTGTGCGCCGCGCTGGCACGGCGCTTCGGCACCTCCGCGACGACGATGCGGGTGGTCTTCCTGCTGTCCTGCCTGCTGCCGGGTCCGCAGTTCGTGCTCTACGTAGCGCTGTGGATCCTGCTGCCCGCGGAGGACCGTTCCCGTACCGCCTGGTGA
- a CDS encoding ATP-binding protein, with protein sequence MKQSAAKTLGVAALGAAVAAVGAGAANAAPATPDAGRTLNTVTKALPAEGIIEALPDSGAMKLLKPLAERGVATAVPAVGKGVAAAQPTAESVLAKGPTGPVGGLLGGMPLQGLPTHGVPVNGIALG encoded by the coding sequence ATGAAGCAGTCTGCTGCCAAGACCCTGGGCGTCGCCGCCCTCGGTGCCGCCGTCGCCGCCGTGGGCGCGGGCGCGGCCAACGCGGCCCCGGCCACCCCGGACGCCGGCCGGACCCTGAACACCGTCACCAAGGCGCTGCCGGCCGAGGGGATCATCGAGGCCCTGCCCGACAGCGGCGCGATGAAGCTGCTCAAGCCCCTGGCCGAGCGCGGTGTCGCCACCGCGGTACCGGCCGTCGGCAAGGGCGTGGCCGCCGCTCAGCCGACCGCCGAGAGTGTCCTCGCCAAGGGTCCGACCGGGCCGGTCGGCGGCCTGCTCGGCGGAATGCCGCTCCAGGGTCTGCCCACGCACGGCGTGCCGGTCAACGGCATCGCGCTCGGCTGA
- a CDS encoding adenosine deaminase produces MTSQTAPTGAVPAAIPVHVPTPDQIRRAPKVVLHDHLDGGLRPGTVVELARETGYAGLPDTDPGKLGTWFREAADSGSLERYLETFRHTVGVMQTRDALVRVARECAEDLAEDGVVYAEVRYAPEQHLDRGLTLEQVVEAVNEGFRQGERLARENGHRIRVGALLTAMRHAARSLEIAELANRHRDSGVVGFDIAGAEAGYPPTRHLDAFEYLKRENNHFTIHAGEAFGLPSIWQALQWCGADRLGHGVRIIDDIEVRQDGSIVLGRLASYVRDKRIPLELCPSSNLQTGAASSYAEHPIGLLRRLHFRATVNTDNRLMSHTTMSREFEHLVEAFGYTLDDLQWFSVNAMKSAFIPFDERLAMINDVIKPGYAELKSEWLFQQTASTSGYTGTGG; encoded by the coding sequence ATGACGAGCCAGACTGCACCGACGGGGGCCGTCCCGGCGGCCATCCCGGTCCACGTTCCGACGCCGGACCAGATCCGGCGGGCGCCCAAGGTGGTGCTGCACGATCACCTCGACGGCGGGCTGCGCCCGGGGACCGTCGTCGAACTCGCCCGGGAGACGGGCTACGCCGGCCTTCCCGACACCGACCCCGGCAAGCTCGGGACCTGGTTCCGCGAGGCCGCCGACTCCGGATCGCTGGAACGGTACCTGGAGACCTTCCGGCACACCGTCGGCGTCATGCAGACCCGGGACGCCCTGGTCCGGGTCGCCCGGGAGTGCGCCGAGGATCTCGCCGAGGACGGGGTCGTCTACGCCGAGGTGCGGTACGCGCCCGAGCAGCACCTCGACCGTGGGCTGACCCTGGAGCAGGTCGTGGAGGCCGTGAACGAGGGGTTCCGGCAGGGCGAGCGGCTCGCCCGGGAGAACGGCCACCGGATCCGGGTCGGCGCGCTGCTGACCGCGATGCGGCACGCGGCCCGCTCCCTGGAGATCGCCGAACTCGCCAACCGGCACCGGGACTCGGGCGTCGTCGGCTTCGACATCGCCGGTGCCGAGGCCGGCTACCCGCCCACCCGGCACCTGGACGCGTTCGAGTACCTCAAGCGGGAGAACAACCACTTCACCATCCACGCCGGCGAGGCGTTCGGGCTGCCGTCCATCTGGCAGGCGTTGCAGTGGTGCGGCGCCGACCGGCTCGGGCACGGGGTTCGGATCATCGACGACATCGAGGTCCGCCAGGACGGCTCGATCGTCCTCGGCCGCCTCGCCTCCTACGTGCGGGACAAGCGCATCCCGCTCGAACTGTGCCCCAGCTCCAACCTCCAGACCGGGGCCGCGTCCTCCTACGCCGAGCACCCCATCGGGCTGCTGCGCCGGCTGCACTTCCGGGCCACCGTGAACACCGACAACCGGTTGATGTCGCACACCACGATGAGCCGGGAATTCGAGCATCTCGTCGAGGCGTTCGGTTACACGCTCGACGACCTCCAGTGGTTCTCCGTCAATGCGATGAAATCAGCGTTCATTCCTTTCGATGAACGACTCGCGATGATCAATGACGTGATCAAGCCCGGATATGCCGAGCTGAAATCCGAATGGCTGTTCCAGCAGACCGCTTCCACCAGCGGTTACACCGGTACGGGAGGGTAG